A region of Lycium barbarum isolate Lr01 chromosome 3, ASM1917538v2, whole genome shotgun sequence DNA encodes the following proteins:
- the LOC132631070 gene encoding uncharacterized protein LOC132631070: MDTDQQLTLKLFNCSTDLDMIVTLVYAKCDRMERIELWDSMYNLASDMTLSWIVGGDFNVIVEEEEKYGGLPVTLNEVEDFRHCIQTCNLSDLGYRGSIFTWWNGRAADECVFKRLDRCLGNFELQQHADFLQVVKDNWQTDVVANSFMTFNVKLKKLKKVLSQWSKLTYGDFFQNITNLEEVIKAHEALFEADPSNANREELQ, from the exons ATGGACACTGATCAGCAACTTACTTTAAAATTATTCAATTGCAGTACTGATCTTGATATGATAGTCACTTTAGTTTATGCTAAGTGTGATAGAATGGAGAGAATTGAACTGTGGGATTCCATGTATAATCTTGCATCAGACATGACTCTCTCTTGGATTGTTGgtggagatttcaatgtcattGTAGAGGAGGAGGAGAAATATGGTGGCTTACCTGTAACTTTGAATGAAGTAGAGGACTTCAGACACTGTATTCAGACCTGTAATCTTAGTGACTTGGGTTATAGAGGAAGCAttttcacttggtggaatggaaggGCTGCAGATGAATGTGTGTTCAAGAGGCTAGATAGATGCCTTGGAAATTTTGAACTTCAACA GCATGCAGATTTTCTACAGGTTGTGAAGGATAATTGGCAGACAGATGTGGTGGCCAATTCTTTCATGACCTTTAATGTCAAACTTAAGAAGCTGAAGAAGGTGTTGTCTCAATGGAGTAAATTAACATATGGTGATTTCTTCCAGAATATCACTAATCTTGAAGAGGTCATTAAAGCTCATGAGGCCTTGTTTGAGGCAGATCCTTCAAATGCCAATAGGGAGGAACTTCAATAA
- the LOC132631071 gene encoding uncharacterized protein LOC132631071, whose product MTKALHIEEEYWKQKSSMTWFQERDKNSKFFHSNVKRRSKRLQLKRIHDSQDEQNEELTADPTMEEVKHAVFGLNNVSAGGPDGFTGNVLSSIGHELPRYITHTNLVLLPKKQDVQTFGDMRPISLSNFVNKIFSRVIHERMVHLLPDLISQNQAGFVRGRSIVENILLTQEIITDIRLRTKKRNQVVPNVVMKLDMTKAYDRLSWIFLTKVMRKMGFCETFISFIYELVGNNWYSVFINGQPDGFFHSTRGVKQGDPLSPTLFIIAAEVLSRALNSLHNNLWFIGFGLPKWSPKINHLAYADDTIIFTSSCEISLGLIMRVLAEYEAASGELINKAKSSVYLHDRVEEEIFQKVERLIGISRKEFPLIYLGCPIYYIRSKMAFYSEMLAKVRNRLQSWKGKLLSLGGRAVLLQHVLQAMPIHLLAAVDPPSFEGGLGFRSLADISIALFAKLWWNFRTKPSLWSAFMSNKYLKKNNSILVPWKQGSDVWRKMLQARDLMDHQIWWQLRMGSSLFWFDNWSGIGPLYFIVPPEFQCNEAIENVSDVVTDGRWHVPAIRNNLPEDLAEYILHEVKPPAKPGEIDKPWWMLEKNREFSVKYVWEYLKSKGEKKEVYKKIWVKGLPFKIAFLMWRVWHFKIPLDEVVKSWGYHMPSRCFCCVELNEETVPHIFLRSTTAQATWKYFCAAAGINVDGIHLHQLWKKRNGDKHRDKVSTSRVIYQASTDIQQLVRSRKPGIKNIPHRWHDILKMLEQFVPKLQVTKVMWKFPPGGDLIYAEARRMGECTNTESEAKALLQAARYCLSKHVYSFYMETDSLLLKNILDREWKPPWNITFEVEELLDIMNHAEVQVLHIMREGNQLADHLANYALDHGEVEVNSFAELESKGRKILNSDKLQCPYLRIRTKRKYCGWSQIWSPSGYKLCGGNKVQHIRKIHTLNHICHDIEQKWFNGEEINATLILTQNMIRWKLQKHCTHMNSLVSRLQCVVSALGAHSTSNLVSRKECGEIHEGFEGRRIDIDNSSTDNWLEYEFEGPVQ is encoded by the exons ATGACAAAAGCATTGCATATAGAGGAGGAATATTGGAAACAGAAATCTAGCATGACATGGTTCCAAGAAAGAGATAAAAATTCTAAATTCTTTCATTCAAATGTTAAAAGAAGGAGTAAAAGGCTGCAGTTGAAAAGAATACATGATTCTCAGG ATGAGCAGAATGAAGAATTGACTGCTGATCCTACTATGGAAGAAGTCAAACATGCAGTGTTTGGCTTGAATAATGTAAGTGCTGGAGGGCCTGATGGTTTTACAGGCAATGTTCTTTCAAGCAT AGGACATGAACTTCCAAGGTACATAACTCACACAAATTTGGTGCTATTGCCTAAGAAGCAGGATGTGCAGACCTTTGGTGACATGAGACCAATAAGTTTGAGCAACTTTGTTAATAAGATTTTCTCTAGAGTTATACATGAAAGGATGGTTCACCTACTGCCTGATTTAATATCTCAGAATCAAGCAGGTTTTGTGAGGGGAAGGAGTATAGTAGAGAATATCTTGTTGACACAGGAGATTATTACTGATATTAGACTCAGAACCAAGAAAAGGAATCAGGTTGTGCCTAATGTAGTGATGAAACTTGACATGACAAAAGCCTATGATAGGCTGTCATGGATATTTCTCACAAAAGTGATGAGGAAAATGGGATTTTGTGAGACGTTCATAAGTTTCATATATGAACTAGTTGGGAATAACTGGTATTCTGTGTTTATCAATGGCCAACCAGatggtttctttcattcaacTAGGGGTGTTAAGCAGGGTGACCCTTTGTCTCCTACACTATTCATCATTGCAGCTGAAGTTTTGTCAAGGGCCTTAAATTCATTGCATAATAACTTGTGGTTTATTGGTTTTGGCTTACCTAAGTGGAGTCCAAAAATCAATCATCTTGcctatgcagatgataccatcatTTTCACATCATCATGTGAGATTTCATTAGGCTTGATTATGAGGGTATTGGCTGAGTATGAAGCAGCCTCAGGAGAGTTGATCAACAAAGCAAAGAGTTCTGTGTACTTACATGATAGGGTAGAAGAGGAGATATTTCAAAAGGTGGAAAGGCTAATTGGTATTTCTAGGAAGGAGTTTCCTCTGATTTACCTTGGCTGCCCTATATATTACATCAGGAGTAAGATGGCATTCTACTCAGAAATGCTTGCAAAGGTAAGAAACAGGCTGCAGAGTTGGAAAGGAAAACTTTTGTCCCTTGGAGGAAGGGCAGTACTCCTACAACATGTGCTGCAGGCAATGCCTATACACCTATTGGCAGCTGTGGATCCTCCATCTTTT GAGGGAGGTTTGGGATTTAGATCACTTGCAGACATATCAATAGCCTTGTTTGCTAAGTTATGGTGGAACTTCAGGACTAAACCATCCTTATGGAGTGCTTTCATGAGCAACAAATATTTAAAGAAGAATAATTCAATTCTTGTCCCTTGGAAACAAGGGTCTGatgtatggaggaaaatgttgcaGGCTAGGGACCTGATGGATCATCAAATTTGGTGGCAGCTGAGAATGGGCTCTTCATTATTCTGGTTTGATAACTGGTCTGGTATAGGCCCATTATATTTCATTGTCCCTCCTGAATTTCAATGTAATGAAGCCATAGAGAATGTGTCTGATGTAGTTACTGATGGTAGGTGGCATGTACCTGCCATCAGAAATAATTTGCCTGAGGATTTGGCTGAATACATCTTGCATGAAGTAAAACCACCTGCTAAACCTGGAGAGATTGATAAGCCTTGGTGGATGTTGGAGAAAAATAGAGAATTTAGTGTTAAATATGTATGGGAATATTTAAAGAGTAAAGGTGAAAAGAAGGAGGTGTACAAGAAAATTTGGGTCAAGGGACTGCCATTCAAAATAGCTTTTTTGATGTGGAGAGTATGGCATTTCAAAATTCCTCTTGATGAGGTAGTAAAGAGTTGGGGATATCATATGCCTTCCAGGTGCTTTTGTTGTGTAGAACTAAACGAAGAGACTGTTCCCCATATATTCTTGAGAAGTACCACTGCACAAGCAACATGGAAATATTTTTGTGCAGCAGCTGGAATAAATGTTGATGGTATACACTTGCATCAG ctttggaagaaaagaaatggagATAAGCATAGGGACAAGGTGTCAACTAGCAGAGTTATTTATCAGGCTTCTactgatattcagcagttggtgAGAAGTAGGAAGCCTGGAATCAAAAACATTCCACATAGGTGGCATGACATTCTGAAGATGTTGGAACAGTTTGTGCCAAAATTACAAGTCACCAAGGTCATGTGGAAATTTCCACCTGGGG GGGATCTAATATATGCAGAGGCTAGGAGAATGGGAGAGTGTACAAATACTGAATCAGAGGCTAAAGCACTTCTGCAGGCTGCAAGATATTGCTTATCCAAACATGTCTATTCCTTCTATATGGAAACTGATTCTTTACTATTAAAGAATATTTTGGATAGAGAGTGGAAGCCTCCATGGAACATTACATTTGAGGTTGAGGAGCTACTAGATATCATGAACCATGCAGAGGTACAGGTTTTGCATATTATGAGAGAGGGTAACCAGTTGGCTGATCATCTTGCCAACTATGCCCTTGATCATGGAGAGGTAGAGGTCAACTCATTTGCAGAACTGGAATCAAAGGGAAGAAAAATTCTTAATAGTGACAAGCTTCAGTGTCCCTATTTAAGAATCAGAACAAAAAGGAAATATTGCGGATGGAGTCAGATTTGGAGTCCATCAG GTTACAAACTTTGCGGTGGGAACAAGGTACAACACATCAGGAAGATTCATACTTTGAATCATATCTGTCATGATATTGAACAGAAATGGTTCAATGGAGAGGAGATCAATGCTACTTTGATTCTTACACAGAACATGATAA GATGGAAATTGCAGAAGCATTGCACACACATGAACTCTTTGGTATCAAGGCTGCAGTGTGTGGTATCAGCACTTGGTGCTCATTCCACTTCAAATTTGGTATCAAGGAAGGAGTGTGGTGAGATTCATGAAGGTTTTGAAGGCAGGAGGATAGATATTGATAATTCAAGTACAGACAACTGGCTTGAATATGAATTTGAGGGTCCTGTGCAATAG